The window atttatccaggagagacgaagatgtatcatgatatcaggggaatataccGGTGGGacaaaatgaagaaggatatagcagagtttgttgctcagtaccgtaattgtcagcaggttaagattgagcatcagaaaccctgtggattattacaggctatagagattccgacttagaaatgggaagtgattaatatggatttcatcatagccttacctcgtacccaacgtaagttcgatgctatatgggttattgtcgatagacttacaaaagcaAAGCAACCCATTTTCTGTCTGTCAGGACTACTTACTCAGCAGAGGATtgtgcaaggctttacattagagagatagtatgacttcatggtgtccctatatctattatctcagataaaGGAGCTCAGTTTACGGCTAATTTctagaggtccttccaaaaaggattggggactcaggtaagtcttagtacaacattccatccccagacagacggtcaggctgaacgtactattaaaacactggaggatatgctacgggcttgtgtgatggacttcaggggtagctgagATGATCATCctccacttattgagtttgcatataataatagttatcactccagcattcatatggctccatacgaagctctttacagaTGAAAGTAtaggtcacctatcggatggttcgaggttggggaaactaagttagtagggcCAGAGTTGGTACATCAggtagttgagaagattaagcttataagggaaaggctattagcagcacggatgaaaggcgttatgagattcggtaagaaaggaaagcttagcccttgGTACATTAGACCTTAAAAGATTATACGCAGAGTaagccaagtagcatatgagttagacttgctttccaaattggagtctgtacatccaatatttcatgtgtctatgctccgtaggtgTATCGGAcatccctctaaagtcattctagttgacgatgttcaggttacaGAGAACCTATCATATGAGAAATATCCCATTGCTACACTAGATAGAAAATTTTggagattaagaactaaggatgtagcttcggttaaagtactttaaattaacaataatgtggaggagataacttgggaagctgaagaagaaatgaagactaggtatcctcacttgtttccacttccggaggaggatcagactgagacatcaTATCCTTTAGGTTGGTAGCAGTACCGTtat is drawn from Nicotiana tomentosiformis chromosome 12, ASM39032v3, whole genome shotgun sequence and contains these coding sequences:
- the LOC138902950 gene encoding uncharacterized protein encodes the protein MARLRQQVMGEAHYSRYSIYPGETKMYHDIRGIYRWDKMKKDIAEFVAQYRNCQQIKELSLRLISRGPSKKDWGLRCIGHPSKVILVDDVQVTENLSYEKYPIATLDRKFWRLRTKDVASVKVL